A genomic window from Vagococcus sp. CY52-2 includes:
- a CDS encoding YggS family pyridoxal phosphate-dependent enzyme: MVLQKLEQNVESIQQDVEQACQIGQRSVDSVTVICVTKSVDKETTKQVVNLGFEHLAENRMEKLLEKQEYLSDNKQIKWHFIGNLQRRKVKSVINNIDYFHALDKISLAEEIQKRAIKQIKCFVQVNVSGEISKQGISPENLIDFIKDLKDFDRIEVIGLMTMAPIDSNLNELSQYFDQLKLLQNKVATEKLDHAPCTELSMGMSQDFIPAIESGATFVRIGSRFFES, translated from the coding sequence TTGGTCCTGCAAAAACTGGAACAAAACGTTGAGTCAATTCAACAAGATGTTGAGCAAGCTTGCCAAATCGGTCAAAGGTCAGTCGATAGTGTGACTGTCATTTGTGTCACTAAATCAGTTGACAAAGAGACAACAAAACAAGTTGTTAATTTAGGATTTGAACATTTAGCTGAAAATAGGATGGAAAAATTGTTAGAAAAGCAAGAGTATCTATCAGATAATAAACAGATTAAATGGCATTTTATAGGAAATTTACAACGGCGAAAAGTTAAATCAGTCATTAATAATATTGATTACTTTCATGCATTAGATAAAATATCATTGGCTGAAGAAATACAAAAAAGAGCAATAAAACAAATTAAGTGTTTTGTTCAAGTAAACGTTTCTGGAGAGATTTCCAAACAAGGAATCTCTCCGGAAAATTTAATAGATTTCATTAAGGATTTAAAAGATTTTGATAGAATTGAAGTTATTGGTTTAATGACCATGGCTCCTATTGATTCAAATCTTAACGAATTATCTCAGTATTTTGACCAATTAAAATTATTACAAAACAAAGTTGCAACAGAAAAACTTGACCATGCACCATGTACAGAATTAAGTATGGGTATGAGTCAAGATTTCATACCAGCTATAGAATCTGGAGCAACTTTTGTAAGAATTGGTTCGAGATTTTTCGAATCTTAG